Below is a genomic region from Trichoderma asperellum chromosome 2, complete sequence.
TGCTTATTACCTACTAACCTATGCAAGAGATTCATTCTCCCTTGTATCATAGTACCTATTTAGGGGCGATTCTTGCTCTGCGGAGAGTTCTACGGAGAGTTCTACGatttctactactactagcaagATGAAGATCACCAGCCGTAATGCTCcataagcttcttttttctttcgctgGCCTCATGGCTGCGAGATCGGATCTAATGGAGCtcatcaattttttttctccaagtGCAGTAGTCTACTAGTGTTATCTGGGAAGACCCTTATTTGTCCTTAGTCGAATTTCGATGGGGGTCTATGCACCCAACTTATGGTTGAGTTAGCTGCTCATAGATGCCACCACTGTTACTGGACGGTTGAGTGTCTGCCTGGTAGACACCTGGTCAGGAAGGTACTTCATATTGTCCACCTCCCTGTAACAGCATTCCATCTGCAATCTGCTGCTTTAGGACTCCTGCTACATGAGGGTACATATCGCAGAGGCACACCTGTCAGTTGAGCCTACATAGGTATTGGGTGATAAAGCGATTGCTTATTGCCCCCCCGTGGCAATCGGGTAATGTTGACCAAACTGTTGTAGTAAGACCAggtctgctgcagcacaCAAGGTACAATGGAGGGGTTCGTGTCATAGGCCAATAGAGGTTTGCTGCAAAAATTTCTGCACTTGGCTCGCTAGCAACCGGCCAACTGTACCTCTAATCGGGAGGCAAAAACTGCCTGTAATCATTGTCGTCCGCCGCCCACGAGCACGAGTAATAGGCATCGTTGCTACCTTATTGATGAATGCTGTGACTGCAAATCCTGTCTCGCCATCGTCCCCACCCGCTCCTCGTTTGCACGGAGTACGAGTACGAGCATCTCAACAGAAGAATGCATCAAATCCAATTTTTGCATGTGTTAACAGCTATCAGCAGTAGCGTGTACCTGTACCAACGCGCTCAGTATGTGGGATTCGCGCGCGGCGGTACGAGTACCTCCTCCAGTCGCAGCACCTCATGTCGAATTCGGTGGTAGGGAGCTATTAGCTCGCGTCTCGCACCACCCCGCCCATGCGCTAAGAAATTTCAGATAATACGGCGTGGCAGGGATCCATCGCAGAGCCTGTCATTACGCACAGCAATGAATAAGATTCTCCTCTGGCAGAATCAATGGGGGAGCCACCTCCGATGGCGCAAATCGCGCAATTTGGTTGACGCCCCTGGCTCTCACTCCTCGAGCTGCCAATGGCCAGCCAGGCTGGAGCTGCGCAGCAAATTGGCCGGAACGCAGCAGCCCGTCGACGGTGATAGGCTCCactggaaaaagaaaagccccGATCACAGCGCCTGCACCCAAGCAGAACCCGACCGCTTCGTCTTACCCCTCCCCCGCCCGGCGCTTTTCCCCAAACCACTTATTAGGTCGCTGCCCAGCTTTTCTCCCTGTCCTTTctgtcttcctttttctttttcttctccccatcctcctcatcgtgTCCTTTTCTTTACATTAGTTTTGTAAAGgactcttcttcattttctcttcttccgctgCGACTCAGGCAGGACCGTCCAGCTGATACCTGGTAAGCTTCTGATCTCCAATACTCTGTAAACTCCGATCCTACCGACCAGCTCGACTAACGTTGTCAGTGACTCTTTCAATCCAAACCAATTTGTCAAGTCCGTATCCAAACCAATCGCAAAGATGGTTCAGTCCGCGGTTCTCGGTTTCCCCCGCATGGGTGTCAACCGTGACCTGAAGAAGGCCACCGAAAACTGTtagtcttcttctttcctgcTCGATCTCATACAAAGCATTCTAACCTAATCAATTTTGTAGACTGGGCTGGAAAGATCTCTCAGGAGGAGCTCCTCACTGAGGCCAAGAGACTTCGTCTGGCTCACTGGAAGATCCAGAAGGATGCCGGCGTCGACATCATCCCCAGCAACGACTTTGCCCTGTACGACCAGGTTCTCTCACACATCCAGGACTTCGGTGTATGTTACAGATTTCCGCCCTGTCTCTTACTTAGAACGATGAATGCTAACGCTGAAATCACAGGCTGTTCCTGAGCGTTACACCAAGGATGGTCTTGACACTGTTGACCAGTACTTCGCCATGGGCCGTGGCCACCAGAAGGGAGGCGTCGACGTCCCCTCTCTGGAGATGGTTAAGTGGTTTGATTCCAACTACCACTACGTCAAGCCCACTCTCCAGGACAACCAGACCTTCAAGCTGTCTGCTGCCCCCAAGGCCGTTGCTGAGTTcaacgaggccaaggaggccgGTATTGTCACCCGCCCCGTCCTTGTTGGCCCTGTGAGCTTCCTGCACCTCGGAAAGGCCGACCGTGGCCAGTCCGTCGACCCCATTGACCTGCTCGAGAAGCTTCTGCCCGTCTacgagcagcttctcgtccAGCTCAAGGAGGCTGGTGCCGAGACCGTCCAGATTGATGAGCCTGTTCTCGTCTTCGACCTCCCCgccaagaccaaggccgCTTTCAAGCCTGCCTATGAGAAGTTCGCCAGCCTGGGTGACAAGATCCCCAAGCTCGTCTTCACCACCTACTTCGGTGATATCGTCCACAACCTTGACCTCGTCCCCAAGGACGTCTACGCTGTTCACATCGACCTTGTCCGCAACCCTGAGCAGCTTGAGACCGTTATTGGTGCTCTGGGCCCCAAGACCGTCCTGTCCGCTGGTGTTGTCGACGGACGAAACATCTGGAAGACCAACCTGAAGCGCGCCATCGAGATTGTTGAGAGCGCTGTCCAGAAGCTCGGCAAGGACCGTGTCATTGTCgccacctcctcctctctcctccacACTCCCCACACCCTGGCtagcgagaagaagctggatgCTGAAATCGCCGACTGGTTCTCTTTCGCCTCTGAGAAGACCGTCGAGGTTGCCGTCATTGCCAAGGCTGTCACTGAGGGCCCTGCTGCCGTCCGTGAGCAGCTCGAGGCCAACGCCAAGTCTATCCAGGCTCGTGCTACCTCTCCCCGCACCAACGACCCCAAGGTCAAGGATCGCCAGTCCAAGATTGTCCCTGCCGACTACAACCGCAAGTCTGAGTTCCCTGCTCGTATCGCTTCCCAGCaggccaagctcaagctcccCCTGTtccccaccaccaccatcggCTCTTTCCCCCAGACCAAGGAGATTCGTCTGTCGCGAACCAAGCTGACCAAGGGCGAGATCACCGCCCAGGAGTACGACTCCTTCATTGAGAAGGAGATCCGTGACAACGTCAAGATCCAGGAGGAGCTTGGCCTCGATGTCTTCGTTCACGGTGAGCCTGAGCGAAACGACATGGTTCAGTACTTCGGCGAGCGCCTGGACGGCTATGCCTTCACCACCCACGCTTGGGTTCAGAGCTACGGTTCTCGATGCGTCCGACCCCCCATCATTGTCGGTGACATCTCCCGCCCTGCTCCCATGACCGTCAAGGAGTCCAAGTACGCCGTCTCTGTCTCCAGCAAGCCCATGAAGGGTATGCTGACTGGACCCGTCACTTGCCTGCGATGGTCTTTCCCTCGTGATGATGTTCACCAGTCTGTCCAGGCTGAGCAGCTTGCTCTGGCTCTCCGTGACGAGGTTGTCGACCTTGAGGCGGCCGGCATTGACGTCATCCAGGTCGATGAGCCTGCTCTCCGTGAGGGTCTCCCTCTCCGCTCTGGCAAGGAGCGTGATGCCTACCTCAAGTGGGCTGTGCAGGCTTTCCGCCTGTCCACCACTGGTGTCGAGGACTCCACTCAGATCCACTCTCACTTCTGCTACTCTGAGTTCCAGGACTTCTTCCACGCCATTGCTGCCCTTGATGCCGATGTTCTGTCTATCGAGAACAGCAAGTCTGATGCCAAGCTGCTGAGCGTCTTCGTTGACTCTGCTTACCCTCGCCACATCGGACCTGGTGTCTATGACATCCACTCTCCTCGTGTTCCCAGCGAGCAGGAGATCAAGGACCGCATCGAGGAGATGCTCCAGTACCTCAAGCCTGAGCAGCTCTGGATCAACCCTGACTGCGGTCTCAAGACCCGCCAGTGGAAGGAGACCAAGGAGGCTTTGGCCAACATGATCGCTGCCACCAAGCACTTCCGTGCCAAGTACAGCAAATAAGTACAAtaatttttctcttcctacTGTTGCAATGTAGGAAGGCTTGGCTTTGATGGGAGCACAAATTGCTCCCTTAGCCAGGCACGATTTCAACATCGGCGTTTGGGCATGGTTTTAGGTGATGACAACGGGTTATCAACGGTACCCGCACAAAAAAAGGTTCTTTTAACATCGCTTGGGATTCGGGAAAGGTCGGTTAGGCGAGCATTCAACATATGCATATGTGCGTTGATTCTTCTGATTAGGAAGAACAATTTGGTGGTTTTAACAATAGTTCATTAAGGATGGTTATCCGAAAAGTCTTCAACAAGGCGTTTATGAGGTGAGACGAAACATTGGTAAATGATGAGATTTTATGAGGATTTGTAGTAATAGATACCCCCGATTCAACCTGGGAaaataaagagaagagattttAACCTGGTGAAAATTCGCCTCTGCGGCTGTTTTTCGTTGTCAATAACTATGAATGACTTGAAAGCTGTGTTCAATGATTTGCGTTCAGTAGCCATCCGTGATTCTTCCCTctcattcttctctctcattctGCAGGGAGGCTTCGCGTCGCGTGGTTGGCTGTCTAGCAAATTCATGTCTCCCGGCGTTCTGGACATCCATGCTGCCGCTCCCCGCTGAAATTTAAGCCAATGGCACTTGCAGGTGCCTGTATCGAGCCATTCCAGGCTGGCATCGCCCCAGCACAGTgccctggagctgctggggCTAGAAGGCATTAGTGCCCATCGGTCCCGGACAGACCAGGGGCACAGCACCGGACACCACTCTGTGCTCAATTCACTTCCATCTCACTCACGTGTCTCCCTGTACTGGTCCTTTTCCTGACTACCATCCCCAACTCCAACTCCATCAAAATCTTGATATCTCACTAGAGGCTATCGCGCAAGGCATTTTTTCAACTTACACAATTCACTACTCATTTTAATTTTACCTTCAGAAAGTCAAAGGTTATTCATTGCAGAATTTTCTGTTAAGTTCCTTGTCCCAGATATCTCATTCTCGTTTTCATCATGGCTCCTGCGCGACAACAGCCGCCTCCGCCATTCAGCAAGGACGAAAAAGTCCTATGCTTCCACATGGACATGCTTTATGAGGCCAAGATTATGGATGTGCAGCCCGCAGAGAAGCCTAATGAAGGATATCGGTACAAGGTTCACTACAAAGGGTGGAAAAACACGTGGGACGACTGGGTTCTTGTGGACCGCATCCGCCCCTTTGACGACGAGCACAAGGAGCTGGCGGCTCAGCTACACGCGCAGCTCAAGACCAGCATGCAGAAAACCACAAAGGTGCCCAAGAAGGTCATCAAGAGCGGCGGCGAGTCGGCGCGCGGCAGCGAGGAGCGAAGTTCGGCCGTGACCCAGGGAGGCAGGGGCGGTAGGAGAGGCAAGGACTGGGACCTTGAGCAGGTAAGAATTGCTTTGCCTTTTAGCGTCTGGAGCTCTCTTTGTTATCTCTTTCGTCCTTCAGCGGAagctttttttgtctttctatGGTGAAAGCgtgttgcttttgttttcttgttctttccATGTAGCGTTTGTTGTTTGAGTTTCTTGTTTGGCCGCGTCTGCCAGGATGCTTTCAGTTTCTGCCTCACGGGTCGGAGTAGTTCTCTCTCGGGGCTTTGCGGGAATGGCATGGCGCTGTATACCCTAGGAAACGCGATTAAGTGCGCGTATTTGGCTTTTTTCCTGGCCGGAAAGCGGCGTCTTTGGCTTTATAAAACAAGGCGCAGAGTGGAAGTCACAGCCGTCCTAGTGGACTTTGATATCGCGTTACTTCTTGCAACATGAGTCTTTGACGAAGCTTTGGCTTGCTTAAGCTTCCTTTTCATGATGGCTCGGCGGCATTTTGAGATGGGAAGAATACTTAGCCCCAAAGTCTGAAAAAGATGAATATTTTGTTCAAACTTAGATGAGAGAGCCCGAAGTTTGgtggtcttcttcttcccctcgTCGATATATCATACGCCCTTACAGAcagttttattttctccttTCGACATTCTTGTTCTCAGCTATCGATATTCTCATTCTACCCTATCGACGTTCTTACGACGCCTTTCATTTCACTTACTACACTTCTTTTTCGCTCGAATTTGCAATGAACACCAAAAGCTTCCTCCTGGGCCAGGCTCCTACATCCAACATTCGAGGATGTATCGAGgactctcttcctcttcccccccttccGTCTCCCAAAGCTTCCCCATTACCACGCCGCAGGGTGAACAAAAAGCCAACGCGGTTTCGGGAAGCGCCTGATCACTTGGTCAAGCTACCCAAGGAAGGCCATCGTTATCTTAGTAAGGATAACAGGCCTCTTTGGGACGACCGTTACGCTTATTCTCGTCCTGTTCCTAGACGGACGAGGTCGAAGAGGTGTCCACGAGCTCGTATCGGGAGTCCGTCACCGGTTCCCGAAGCAATCGCGCAATCTGAGCCAGCTTCGCCTGTCAAGAAGCGCCGGATCAAGTTCATTGTCAAGAAGCCTCTGGTCGAATTCAATGGCAATAAACCTCCGACCAAGATCAAACTCAAGCTCAACCCCACCCGGTAAATACCCAGAGCACTTTTATAATGCCGCACTTAGTTTAGAGAAGCCAGTAGCTTCTTAACCCTTActttttgtgttttttgTGTTTCCTGTCTCTTTCATCAATGATTTTTCATGGCCTCATTTCTCGTAGTCATTGTCTTATTACCTTCATCAATTGTACCATAAGCTGCTGAAACATATTCTAACTATTTCCATAGGAAGACGCCTTCCACAGTAAGCCAATGATCAACATATCTGTTCCTGATCATGTTCAGGCCATGCTGGTTGATGATTGGGAGAACATTACTAAAAACAACCAACTTGTTCCCCTGCCCCATCCAAAACCAGTGTCCAAAATCTTCGAAGATTATCTTGCCGTTGAGCGGCCACGAAGGGAAGAGGGATCTTCGAGTATGGATATCCTAGAAGAGGTTATTGCCGGGTTTAGGGAATATTTCGAGAAGGCTCTGAGCAGAATACTTCTTTACAGGTACGTGAAGCTTCTCCTTCAGCTTTGTTGAATATCTgctaaaagtttaatatatagatttGAACGCCACCAGTACATGGATGTGCGGAAACTTTGGGACAACGCGGAGGAGAACCCTCAGTACAAAAATGTCTGTGATGTTTATGGTGCGGAGCATCTTGCCCGCTTAATTGGTTCGTCATATGCCGCGTCGCGCTTAGTTACCTGAAAAAGCATTTGTTTTAGCTAACTTTTTGCCACGCAGTCTCATTACCTGAACTCCTTGCACAGACCAATATGGATCAGCAGTCGGTGTCACGCCTCAGAGAAGAGATTGGAAAGTTCACTTCCTGGTTAGGGCGCAACTGCGAAACGTACTTTGTTAACGAGTACGAGACTCCATCTCAGGAGTACATTGATAAAGCAAGGAGCTTTTAAATCGTGCCTCGTTTCGTCTCAACCTCTCAAAGGTACGAGTGGGCGAAAAGAAAACGCGCCACGCCACTGCTCATACGTCCCTAGGATCTTTTTCAAGACTTCCTTTTGGCTAAATTACTTTCTACATTGTGTTTTTTTCGTCTTTGTGTTTCCTTTAAAAGTTAGTATCAAACTAGTGGGCTGGGAATTGGCGGTGACAGCGGCTCACTGGCTCAAAATTGGTTTCCCATTTCACCAACCCCCCTCGGCATTATGTTGTAGGattatctttttgtttttttttttttttttgctaacgGATTTCACCGGTAATGGGTGCTGGATAGCAAGGTGTTAATGTGATGATATTGtgactttcttcttttcaatcACACAGTTAGAGCAGAAGGGAGATGAAAAGGAGATGGATATAGCTACAAAGTAATGCAAAtcgttttgtttttttgtctaTATCCCTAGCCGCTGCGTGACTGCACGTCCCATTCTCATGCCACCATTTTCAAGTtaatcttctccatcttttcgTACATTGTTGCCGTTACAATATCGTACAGTTCTTTTTGACATATATCACCCAAGCCatctacatacatatatacacattGCTCCACCCCCAACGAAGCACCCTCAGATCATACCACTCAAAAACGCTCATgaccaaaagaaaaacaccaagaaaaaaaaacccctttTCACATCCGTCGCACCGCCTTCTCAATATAGAATCCCTTCTCCGGCGTCCTCTCCGCCTTGACCTCGCCCTTGGTCAACCTCCTCTCCACCTCTTGC
It encodes:
- the MET26 gene encoding homocysteine methyltransferase Met26, with the translated sequence MVQSAVLGFPRMGVNRDLKKATENYWAGKISQEELLTEAKRLRLAHWKIQKDAGVDIIPSNDFALYDQVLSHIQDFGAVPERYTKDGLDTVDQYFAMGRGHQKGGVDVPSLEMVKWFDSNYHYVKPTLQDNQTFKLSAAPKAVAEFNEAKEAGIVTRPVLVGPVSFLHLGKADRGQSVDPIDLLEKLLPVYEQLLVQLKEAGAETVQIDEPVLVFDLPAKTKAAFKPAYEKFASLGDKIPKLVFTTYFGDIVHNLDLVPKDVYAVHIDLVRNPEQLETVIGALGPKTVLSAGVVDGRNIWKTNLKRAIEIVESAVQKLGKDRVIVATSSSLLHTPHTLASEKKLDAEIADWFSFASEKTVEVAVIAKAVTEGPAAVREQLEANAKSIQARATSPRTNDPKVKDRQSKIVPADYNRKSEFPARIASQQAKLKLPLFPTTTIGSFPQTKEIRLSRTKLTKGEITAQEYDSFIEKEIRDNVKIQEELGLDVFVHGEPERNDMVQYFGERLDGYAFTTHAWVQSYGSRCVRPPIIVGDISRPAPMTVKESKYAVSVSSKPMKGMLTGPVTCLRWSFPRDDVHQSVQAEQLALALRDEVVDLEAAGIDVIQVDEPALREGLPLRSGKERDAYLKWAVQAFRLSTTGVEDSTQIHSHFCYSEFQDFFHAIAALDADVLSIENSKSDAKLLSVFVDSAYPRHIGPGVYDIHSPRVPSEQEIKDRIEEMLQYLKPEQLWINPDCGLKTRQWKETKEALANMIAATKHFRAKYSK